Proteins from a genomic interval of Streptomyces fodineus:
- a CDS encoding glycoside hydrolase family 26 protein, with product MTSDRRRSLRRVAFIAAGVYAAAAFIPSPALKSDGAASLVTRYCAPAAHTPAACPANGATARPPAFGAYLDYGPLGVLRIQGLSNWLDHTEIRVGHTYLPGDLWRNIEGAPGFLDSWATWRRAKADRVLVVNVPMMERNEAGLTDAQVAGLLRRGAAGEFDRHFRALAEHLVGLGVPDTVLVLGWEMNGVTYSHRCGPDPDDWKTYWRRIVTVIRSVPGQKFTFDFAPNRGADAVPWPRCYPGDDVVDVLGMDSYDQPAGITFDQQVSEPYGLQYQVDFAKTHNKPVSYPEWGLFHNGDNPTYMLRMLAWMDEHKPLYNTLTDYCPHGVWQCTANPRASALYHSALAGRRPPDDEPKPPALPWPAPMAPDEPHPTPNPTPPRPPHCPCGRAK from the coding sequence ATGACCTCCGACCGTCGCCGGTCCCTGAGGCGCGTGGCGTTCATCGCCGCCGGGGTGTACGCGGCAGCGGCCTTCATTCCCAGTCCTGCCCTCAAGAGCGACGGCGCAGCAAGCCTCGTCACGCGGTACTGCGCACCGGCGGCACATACCCCTGCGGCATGCCCTGCGAACGGGGCGACGGCGCGCCCGCCCGCGTTCGGCGCGTACCTCGACTACGGGCCCCTCGGAGTGCTGCGCATCCAGGGGCTCAGCAACTGGCTCGACCACACGGAGATCCGCGTCGGGCACACCTACCTGCCGGGAGACCTGTGGCGCAACATCGAGGGCGCCCCGGGCTTCCTCGACAGCTGGGCCACCTGGCGGCGGGCCAAGGCCGACAGGGTCCTGGTGGTCAACGTCCCGATGATGGAACGCAACGAGGCCGGTCTGACGGACGCGCAGGTCGCGGGACTGCTGCGACGCGGCGCGGCCGGTGAGTTCGACCGGCACTTCCGGGCACTCGCCGAGCACCTCGTCGGCCTGGGAGTGCCGGACACGGTCCTGGTGCTCGGCTGGGAGATGAACGGCGTCACCTACAGCCACAGATGCGGCCCCGATCCGGACGACTGGAAGACGTACTGGCGGCGCATCGTCACCGTCATCCGCTCGGTGCCCGGCCAGAAGTTCACCTTCGACTTCGCCCCGAACCGGGGCGCGGACGCGGTTCCGTGGCCGCGGTGCTATCCGGGCGACGACGTCGTCGACGTCCTCGGCATGGACTCCTACGACCAGCCGGCGGGCATCACGTTCGACCAGCAGGTGTCCGAGCCCTACGGCCTGCAGTACCAGGTCGACTTCGCGAAGACGCACAACAAGCCGGTCTCGTACCCCGAATGGGGCCTGTTCCACAACGGCGACAACCCGACGTACATGCTGCGCATGCTCGCGTGGATGGACGAGCACAAGCCGCTGTACAACACGCTCACCGACTACTGCCCGCACGGCGTGTGGCAGTGCACCGCCAATCCCCGGGCGTCCGCCCTCTACCACTCGGCACTGGCCGGTCGGCGCCCGCCGGACGACGAACCGAAGCCGCCGGCCCTCCCGTGGCCCGCGCCCATGGCGCCCGACGAGCCGCACCCGACACCGAATCCGACGCCTCCCCGGCCGCCCCACTGCCCGTGCGGCCGGGCGAAGTGA
- a CDS encoding LPXTG cell wall anchor domain-containing protein, whose product MRQTLSKGLVVAAAATSALSLYSPWAFADSDPFSTVADSRAAALSANMADDDEAGDDFPGMASAMRAIEQAQSAVRMAHREAGMMAPADSAPESAPSHRRSYGGGGYGDDESSHKTSRNYGDDEKPSYGKSESYGNDDSTYGKSDNYGKSDSYGKSDNYGDDDSSYGKSDSYGKSDNYGDDDSSYGKSDNYGNDDSSYGEDEKPPPHRHHEHKPPHKHHAPPPHEHHKRHHRHHHHRPPEMAHTGAEGTIAAAAAGSLLLAAGTVLYRRGRRTAPRQ is encoded by the coding sequence AGCAAGGGATTGGTCGTGGCCGCCGCCGCGACAAGTGCCCTGTCTCTGTACAGCCCATGGGCGTTCGCGGACTCCGATCCGTTCTCGACCGTGGCGGACTCACGCGCCGCCGCGCTGTCGGCCAACATGGCCGACGACGACGAGGCCGGCGACGATTTCCCGGGCATGGCGAGTGCCATGAGGGCGATCGAGCAGGCACAGTCCGCCGTACGGATGGCACACAGGGAAGCCGGGATGATGGCTCCGGCCGACTCCGCCCCTGAGTCCGCGCCGAGTCACCGGCGCTCCTACGGGGGCGGCGGCTACGGCGACGACGAGTCGAGCCACAAGACCTCCCGGAACTACGGCGACGACGAAAAGCCGAGCTACGGCAAGTCCGAGAGTTACGGCAACGACGACTCGACCTACGGCAAGTCCGACAACTACGGCAAGTCCGACAGCTACGGGAAGTCCGACAACTACGGCGACGACGACTCGAGCTACGGCAAGTCCGACAGCTACGGGAAGTCCGACAACTACGGCGACGACGACTCGAGCTACGGCAAGTCCGACAACTACGGCAACGACGACTCGAGCTACGGCGAGGACGAGAAGCCGCCCCCGCACCGCCACCACGAACACAAGCCGCCGCACAAGCACCACGCCCCCCCACCGCACGAGCACCACAAGAGGCACCACAGGCACCACCACCACAGGCCCCCGGAGATGGCCCACACCGGAGCCGAGGGCACCATCGCGGCCGCGGCCGCCGGCAGTCTGCTGCTGGCCGCCGGAACCGTCCTGTACCGGCGGGGCCGTCGTACCGCTCCCCGCCAGTAG